In a genomic window of Chengkuizengella sediminis:
- a CDS encoding MFS transporter, whose product MTTLSITNRPTFQLSLQTFSLVSSFMVWVILSSLMPFISQDLNLTATQITWITSAPVISGSLLRIPMGYYTGKFGASKVFIFNFIALIIPVYLISTSTSFIALFSLGLLIGISGATFSIGVTSLPKYYAKEKHGFVNGIFGLGNIGTAFTSFLAPVLANLLGWRLTIQLYLILIIFMIFIHFFFADKTEQTTTEKFINPINFLRKNKNIFVISLFYFLTFGTFVTFTVMLPTLLVSVFELSEVDAGLITAIFIIIATLIRPVGGILGDKFNPYFLLVIVFTTIGLSSLLLSLVNEYNIFIIAIMILSLSSGIGNGVVFKVVPMVATTQTGVANGIVAATGSFGGFIPPLVIGFIIGATNSYTIGFILFSILSAVCLIIILSKYNIEN is encoded by the coding sequence ATGACCACTTTATCAATCACAAATAGACCAACATTTCAATTATCATTACAAACATTTAGTCTAGTTTCTAGTTTTATGGTATGGGTAATCTTATCATCCTTAATGCCATTTATTTCCCAAGATTTAAATCTGACCGCCACACAAATTACATGGATCACCTCGGCCCCAGTAATATCAGGGTCTTTACTTAGAATACCAATGGGATACTATACTGGTAAATTTGGAGCAAGTAAAGTTTTTATCTTTAATTTTATTGCTTTAATAATCCCGGTTTATTTAATCAGCACCTCTACATCTTTTATTGCTTTATTTTCATTAGGTTTATTGATTGGGATTAGCGGAGCTACATTTTCCATCGGTGTTACTTCATTGCCAAAATATTATGCTAAAGAAAAACATGGTTTTGTGAATGGCATCTTTGGATTGGGGAATATTGGAACAGCCTTTACATCTTTCCTTGCACCGGTTTTAGCCAATTTACTTGGATGGAGACTCACCATTCAGTTGTATTTAATTCTAATTATTTTCATGATCTTTATTCATTTTTTCTTTGCAGATAAAACAGAACAAACGACCACTGAAAAATTTATAAATCCTATAAATTTTTTGCGAAAAAATAAAAATATATTCGTTATATCACTCTTTTATTTTCTAACATTTGGAACGTTCGTTACATTTACTGTGATGCTGCCTACTTTATTAGTTTCAGTATTTGAATTATCCGAAGTGGATGCAGGTTTAATTACAGCTATTTTTATTATTATTGCAACCTTGATACGTCCAGTTGGCGGGATTTTAGGAGATAAATTTAATCCGTATTTCCTTCTAGTCATCGTATTTACAACGATTGGCCTTTCAAGCTTACTATTATCTTTAGTTAATGAGTACAACATTTTTATTATTGCGATTATGATTTTATCTTTAAGCTCAGGAATAGGAAATGGGGTTGTATTTAAGGTTGTACCTATGGTTGCAACCACACAAACAGGAGTTGCAAACGGCATTGTTGCAGCTACGGGAAGCTTTGGAGGTTTTATTCCTCCTTTAGTTATTGGTTTTATCATAGGTGCAACAAACAGCTATACAATCGGTTTTATTTTGTTTAGTATTCTTTCTGCAGTTTGTCTAATTATAATTCTATCAAAATATAATATTGAAAACTAA
- a CDS encoding carbonic anhydrase codes for MNKTLLDEVIEHNRSFVDDHRYKQIIIDKKIHKKTVVISCMDARLIELLPGALNMKNSDYVSITTAGAMINDPYDSVMKSLIVALHKFEINEVFIVGHTDCGMNCLKTKDIIGELHPLDDEHSKWLDGFDDYQKNVLHSINIIENHELVPDHIAVHGLLIHSGTDELELIKNGYLF; via the coding sequence ATGAATAAGACACTATTGGATGAAGTGATTGAACATAACAGATCATTTGTTGATGATCATCGTTATAAACAAATTATAATTGATAAAAAAATCCATAAAAAAACGGTCGTCATTTCTTGTATGGATGCTAGATTAATAGAATTGTTGCCAGGAGCATTAAATATGAAAAATAGCGACTATGTTTCTATCACTACAGCAGGCGCGATGATCAATGATCCGTATGATTCAGTAATGAAGAGTTTAATTGTAGCCCTTCATAAATTTGAGATTAACGAAGTCTTTATTGTAGGACATACAGATTGTGGGATGAACTGTTTAAAAACAAAAGATATCATTGGGGAATTACATCCATTGGACGATGAACATTCTAAATGGCTTGATGGCTTTGATGATTATCAAAAAAATGTTTTGCATTCTATAAATATAATTGAAAATCATGAGTTAGTTCCTGATCACATTGCCGTTCATGGGTTATTAATTCATTCAGGTACAGATGAGCTTGAGTTAATCAAAAATGGTTATCTATTTTAA
- a CDS encoding thioredoxin family protein, with protein MERIQTLEQFQEQISNDKFTVMKFDTNWCLDCKNLDLFIDPIVEEHSDKQFLAVDAEKFQDLSEKYEVRGIPSLLVYKNGEKIAHLHSKFAKTPNQIREYLNELK; from the coding sequence ATGGAAAGAATTCAAACATTAGAACAATTTCAAGAACAAATTAGCAATGATAAATTTACAGTGATGAAGTTTGATACGAATTGGTGCCTAGATTGTAAAAACCTTGATCTATTTATCGATCCGATTGTTGAAGAACATTCAGATAAACAATTCTTAGCTGTTGACGCAGAGAAGTTCCAGGACTTATCAGAAAAATATGAGGTAAGAGGGATCCCAAGTTTATTAGTATACAAAAATGGGGAGAAAATAGCTCATTTACACAGTAAGTTTGCAAAAACGCCTAATCAGATTAGAGAGTACCTTAATGAGTTGAAATAA
- a CDS encoding DUF2935 domain-containing protein codes for MNNQNQLTAWEEHQFWLEVLEDHAHFIHDFLAPSEQKWIGIASQYIHAFRSLRKKLDSINPELSYSSPEMKNFASEVYPVAEGYYKFEGYIQHLRLQNKVNLNMWPTYLNGTLSENREYLRILSYAMRGETPPPLSLVDLMELWLDDHLGHAHLFIDIMDPVETLLIKEAEESEKKFLAHILKNRQIRGYLIFTAPGFPVQRAFAKEVSESVVSLYGLVEKLVEMYKDSEVLNRSTLRFIEHHFPESCYFLRKLAAYNPDIYKIENCPLTKPSFQEENG; via the coding sequence ATGAACAATCAAAATCAACTAACTGCATGGGAAGAGCATCAATTTTGGCTGGAAGTATTAGAAGACCATGCTCATTTCATTCACGATTTTTTAGCCCCATCTGAGCAAAAATGGATAGGAATTGCTTCTCAATATATCCATGCCTTTCGTTCGTTAAGAAAAAAACTGGATTCTATAAATCCAGAACTCTCTTATTCCTCTCCTGAAATGAAAAATTTTGCTTCCGAAGTTTATCCTGTTGCAGAAGGTTATTATAAATTTGAAGGATATATTCAACATTTAAGACTACAAAACAAAGTGAATTTAAATATGTGGCCAACGTACTTAAATGGGACACTAAGCGAAAACAGAGAATACCTTAGAATATTATCTTATGCCATGAGAGGTGAAACCCCACCCCCTTTATCATTAGTAGATTTAATGGAACTTTGGTTAGACGATCACCTAGGACACGCACATTTATTTATAGACATCATGGACCCCGTAGAAACCCTTCTAATAAAAGAAGCTGAGGAATCAGAAAAGAAATTTCTCGCACATATACTAAAAAATCGTCAAATTAGAGGTTATTTAATATTTACTGCACCTGGTTTCCCAGTTCAAAGAGCGTTTGCCAAAGAAGTATCTGAATCTGTTGTTTCATTATATGGTTTAGTAGAAAAACTAGTTGAGATGTATAAAGACAGTGAAGTTTTAAACAGGTCAACACTTCGTTTCATAGAACACCATTTCCCTGAATCATGTTATTTCCTACGTAAACTAGCTGCATATAATCCTGACATTTATAAAATCGAAAATTGTCCATTAACGAAACCATCATTCCAGGAGGAAAATGGATAA
- a CDS encoding oxalate decarboxylase family bicupin: protein MYKRPQNQYEFGTIPQPIRSDGAGATDLGPRDIMRDIENPDMLVPPVTDSGSIPNLKFSFSDTNMQLYPGGWSREVTARELPIATTLAGVNMRLLPGGVRELHWHKQVEWAYMLLGKARITAVDQDGRNFIADIGEGDLWYFPPGIPHSVQGLEEGCEFLLVFDDGNFSEFDTFTISDWFAHTPKEILSANFGVSENAFTHVPNKQTYMYQAKVPGSLKSQRIESPHGSVPKSFTHKLLSQKPIQTSGGTVRIADSSNFPISTRIAAALVEIKPGAMREMHWHPNNDEWQYYLTGIGRMTAFAANGTARTFNVRAGDVGYVPFAFGHYIQNIGEESLWFLEIFQSHRFEDISLNQWMALTPHELVQTNLHVGPQLMNSLRKQKSPVVKYPKL, encoded by the coding sequence ATGTATAAACGACCTCAAAATCAATATGAATTTGGAACCATACCTCAACCCATTAGAAGTGACGGGGCTGGGGCAACTGATCTTGGACCAAGGGATATTATGCGCGATATAGAGAATCCAGATATGTTAGTACCTCCTGTAACTGATTCCGGAAGTATCCCCAACCTTAAATTCTCTTTTTCCGATACAAATATGCAGTTATATCCTGGAGGATGGAGTAGAGAAGTAACTGCCAGAGAACTACCCATTGCTACAACACTTGCAGGTGTCAATATGCGACTTTTACCAGGAGGAGTTCGTGAATTGCATTGGCATAAACAAGTGGAATGGGCGTATATGCTTTTAGGAAAAGCACGAATCACAGCAGTTGATCAAGACGGACGAAACTTTATTGCAGATATTGGAGAAGGGGATTTGTGGTACTTTCCGCCAGGAATACCACACTCTGTTCAAGGACTAGAAGAAGGCTGTGAATTTTTACTTGTTTTTGATGATGGAAACTTTTCAGAGTTTGATACCTTCACGATCTCAGATTGGTTTGCACATACACCAAAGGAGATTTTATCAGCCAATTTTGGTGTATCAGAAAACGCCTTTACCCACGTCCCAAATAAACAGACATACATGTATCAAGCAAAAGTGCCTGGTTCTTTAAAAAGTCAGAGAATTGAGAGTCCACATGGATCGGTCCCAAAAAGCTTTACTCACAAATTACTTTCGCAAAAACCTATTCAAACTTCAGGAGGTACAGTTCGGATAGCAGATTCTTCTAATTTCCCTATCTCCACTAGAATTGCTGCGGCATTAGTTGAAATTAAACCTGGCGCAATGAGAGAAATGCACTGGCATCCAAACAACGATGAATGGCAATATTACCTTACTGGAATAGGACGAATGACAGCCTTTGCAGCAAATGGAACAGCACGCACCTTTAATGTTAGAGCTGGTGACGTTGGATACGTTCCCTTTGCTTTCGGACACTATATACAAAATATTGGAGAAGAAAGTTTATGGTTTCTTGAAATATTCCAAAGTCATCGTTTTGAAGACATCTCATTAAATCAATGGATGGCATTAACTCCTCATGAACTTGTTCAAACTAACTTACATGTAGGACCTCAATTAATGAATAGCTTACGAAAGCAAAAATCGCCAGTTGTTAAATATCCAAAATTATAA
- a CDS encoding YdbC family protein, which produces MSEIKYEILKTIAKLSESPKGWTKELNLISWNGRDPKYDIRDWAPNHEKMGKGMTLSNEEVKMLQQVLKEIDF; this is translated from the coding sequence ATGTCAGAAATCAAATACGAAATCTTGAAAACAATTGCTAAGCTCTCGGAATCACCAAAGGGTTGGACAAAAGAATTGAATTTAATTAGTTGGAACGGTCGCGATCCTAAATACGATATTCGAGATTGGGCTCCTAATCATGAGAAGATGGGAAAAGGTATGACATTATCAAACGAAGAAGTAAAAATGTTACAACAAGTTTTAAAAGAAATTGACTTTTAA
- a CDS encoding ABC transporter ATP-binding protein, with protein MSFVMKLKWFFKQRWKSYVVAITIMTIVTLLTMIPPIMIGNIVDQIGDNELTSESLTKTVLLLGFLAVLLYILVYTWITTLFRNSALIETILRKKLLTNLTKMSPGFFQRNTTGDLMALATNDVLAIGQTAGFGVMTLVNTIVGVSVVVIMMVSLISYKLMLAAFIPLPFLALVINKLGKNVRVNFLGAQASFGKMNDQALESISGMRVIRSYVQEENDIDAFDKVTTEVLNKNRKVAIFNALFQPSISLIVGLSVAIGISYGSYLVIQNEISLGDLITFNIFLGMLIWPMIAFGEFINVLQRGSASADRMDNILSQDPDVKNGEVTSKVDAPLSIEMKDLTFSYPGSNAHSLAQVSFRLERGQTLGIVGRTGSGKSTLLKQLLRQYPIDKEKLFISEIPVEQISLEQLKSWVSYVPQEHMLLSKTLKENIKLGKPDATQEEIDRAIKMASFTKDISRMTDGLKTVIGEQGVMLSGGQKQRVAIARALLLDAEILILDDSLSAVDAKTENKILHEIRNERAGKTTMITSHRLSAVSHADWILVMDEGRVIAEGTHEELMFHGGWYKEQWEHQQMEASLDD; from the coding sequence ATGTCTTTTGTAATGAAACTAAAATGGTTTTTTAAACAGCGTTGGAAAAGTTACGTGGTAGCCATTACCATTATGACCATTGTGACTCTCCTTACCATGATCCCACCGATTATGATTGGAAACATTGTAGATCAAATTGGGGATAATGAGTTAACATCAGAATCTTTAACCAAAACGGTACTTTTACTTGGGTTTTTAGCGGTTTTACTCTACATATTAGTTTATACGTGGATTACAACTTTATTTCGAAACTCGGCTTTGATCGAAACCATCTTAAGAAAAAAACTTCTAACAAATTTAACTAAGATGAGTCCAGGTTTTTTCCAAAGGAATACGACAGGAGATTTGATGGCTTTAGCTACGAACGATGTGTTGGCAATTGGTCAAACAGCAGGATTTGGTGTAATGACCTTGGTGAATACGATTGTAGGTGTTTCGGTTGTTGTTATTATGATGGTCTCATTGATTAGTTATAAATTGATGCTGGCTGCTTTCATTCCCCTCCCTTTTCTAGCTTTAGTGATCAACAAACTTGGGAAAAATGTAAGAGTTAATTTCCTTGGAGCACAAGCTTCATTTGGTAAAATGAATGATCAAGCATTGGAGTCTATATCAGGGATGAGAGTGATACGTTCCTACGTTCAAGAGGAAAACGATATTGACGCTTTTGATAAGGTGACTACAGAAGTTTTGAATAAAAATAGAAAAGTGGCTATTTTTAATGCCCTTTTTCAACCTTCAATTTCACTCATTGTTGGATTGAGTGTTGCGATTGGGATTAGTTACGGCTCGTATTTAGTCATTCAAAATGAAATTTCATTAGGAGATTTAATCACGTTCAACATATTTTTAGGTATGTTAATATGGCCAATGATTGCTTTTGGTGAGTTTATAAATGTTCTACAGCGGGGAAGTGCTTCTGCAGATCGAATGGATAACATTTTATCTCAAGATCCAGATGTAAAGAATGGAGAAGTTACATCGAAAGTTGATGCTCCATTAAGTATAGAAATGAAGGATTTAACATTTAGTTACCCAGGTTCCAATGCACATAGTTTGGCACAAGTCTCTTTTCGCTTAGAACGTGGACAGACGTTAGGAATTGTAGGTCGAACAGGAAGTGGAAAAAGTACGTTATTGAAACAACTGTTGAGACAATATCCAATTGATAAAGAAAAATTGTTTATTTCTGAAATCCCTGTGGAACAGATAAGCCTAGAACAATTGAAAAGCTGGGTATCCTATGTACCACAGGAGCATATGCTTCTATCTAAAACATTAAAGGAAAATATTAAATTAGGAAAACCAGATGCAACACAAGAAGAGATTGATCGAGCTATTAAAATGGCTTCCTTCACGAAAGATATATCAAGGATGACTGATGGGCTGAAAACGGTAATCGGCGAGCAAGGTGTAATGTTGTCTGGTGGTCAGAAGCAGCGAGTTGCTATTGCTAGAGCATTGTTACTTGATGCTGAAATTCTTATATTAGATGATTCACTATCAGCCGTGGATGCAAAAACGGAAAATAAAATTTTACACGAAATCAGAAATGAACGTGCTGGAAAGACAACTATGATTACTTCACATCGATTATCAGCAGTAAGTCATGCTGATTGGATCCTTGTTATGGATGAAGGTCGTGTTATTGCAGAAGGAACTCATGAAGAGCTTATGTTTCACGGTGGCTGGTATAAAGAACAGTGGGAACATCAACAGATGGAAGCTAGTTTAGACGATTAA
- a CDS encoding ABC transporter ATP-binding protein: protein MEPKQNVSRRLFQYALHYKFRIIAALLILCGAVGAELGGPLIIQIIIDNHLSNETIEISPILSLIGLYVGLLVTASLLNFIQGYALQTTALRIIKNMRMDLMKHIQRIPIRYFDNTPIGQVVSRIANDTEAIRDLFMSFMATFVVSTVQLIGIYVFLFILDARLALLCLLILPIFALIMYIHLKYSKGFITIMRARLSDMNAMINESIHVMPIIQAFRREKLTVEEFEKLNQDRYENQIKQINVFALSSRNIVGTIGRLVTAMVIWYFGSQSLEGAIQFGVFYVFIDYLGRIFQPIIGIFDQLTNAQRAFVSAGRVFTILDMDGTEVSNADHEPRPEGRVRFDDVTFAYKSGENVLKNISFEAQKGETVALVGHTGSGKSSIMNLLLGFYEPNDGKITIDNVDVTMFSKQALRKHMGIVLQDPFLFAGDIKFNVSLYNEEIDMNKVKDALQKVGASTFVEQLPKGYDEPVVERGSTLSAGQRQLISFARALAFDPSILILDEATASIDSETEGLIQKALKVVSEGRTTFVIAHRLSTIRDADQILVLHRGEIVERGNHDELMELKGRYHKMYQLQKGEKAEKTASTS from the coding sequence ATGGAGCCTAAACAAAACGTTTCCAGAAGACTTTTTCAATATGCTCTTCATTATAAATTTAGAATTATAGCTGCACTCCTCATTCTTTGTGGTGCTGTTGGAGCAGAACTAGGAGGACCATTAATTATTCAGATCATTATTGATAATCATCTTTCCAATGAAACCATAGAAATATCACCTATCTTGAGTTTAATTGGTCTGTATGTTGGTCTCTTAGTTACGGCAAGTTTGTTAAATTTTATACAAGGATATGCATTACAAACGACTGCCTTACGTATCATTAAAAATATGCGGATGGATTTAATGAAACATATTCAACGTATTCCAATCCGTTATTTTGATAATACACCTATTGGTCAAGTTGTATCGAGAATAGCGAATGATACTGAAGCAATACGTGATTTATTTATGAGTTTTATGGCAACTTTTGTAGTAAGTACAGTACAGTTAATCGGTATTTATGTGTTTCTATTTATTTTAGATGCTAGGTTGGCACTACTTTGTCTTCTAATTCTGCCTATCTTTGCTTTGATCATGTACATACATCTTAAGTATTCAAAAGGTTTTATTACGATCATGCGTGCCCGTTTAAGTGATATGAATGCGATGATTAATGAGTCTATTCATGTGATGCCTATTATCCAAGCATTTAGAAGAGAAAAATTAACAGTGGAAGAATTTGAAAAATTAAATCAAGATCGTTATGAAAATCAAATCAAACAAATTAATGTATTTGCACTTTCATCTCGTAACATAGTGGGTACCATAGGTAGATTAGTCACGGCAATGGTCATTTGGTACTTTGGTAGTCAATCTCTAGAGGGAGCGATTCAGTTCGGGGTGTTTTATGTATTTATTGATTATTTAGGGCGAATATTCCAACCTATTATAGGGATATTTGATCAGCTAACTAATGCACAGAGAGCATTTGTTTCAGCGGGAAGAGTATTTACAATACTTGACATGGATGGAACAGAAGTATCTAATGCGGATCATGAGCCCCGTCCAGAAGGGCGTGTTCGGTTTGATGATGTGACATTTGCCTATAAGTCTGGTGAAAATGTATTAAAGAATATTTCTTTTGAAGCTCAAAAAGGAGAAACGGTCGCACTTGTAGGACATACTGGATCAGGAAAAAGTTCAATCATGAATCTTCTATTAGGATTTTATGAACCCAACGATGGGAAAATAACAATCGATAATGTAGATGTGACTATGTTCTCAAAACAAGCTTTACGAAAACATATGGGGATTGTGTTACAGGATCCATTTCTTTTTGCGGGGGATATAAAGTTCAATGTTAGTTTATATAATGAAGAGATAGATATGAATAAAGTGAAAGATGCGCTGCAAAAAGTAGGGGCTTCCACATTTGTTGAACAACTTCCGAAAGGGTATGATGAACCGGTTGTTGAAAGAGGCAGTACTTTATCAGCAGGGCAGCGACAATTGATTTCATTTGCAAGAGCGCTGGCTTTTGACCCGTCCATTTTAATATTAGACGAAGCCACAGCTAGCATAGACAGTGAAACTGAAGGATTGATTCAAAAGGCACTTAAGGTCGTAAGTGAAGGAAGGACAACGTTTGTGATCGCACATAGATTGTCTACGATTCGGGATGCAGATCAAATTTTAGTACTTCATAGAGGTGAAATCGTAGAACGGGGTAATCATGATGAGTTGATGGAATTAAAAGGTCGTTATCATAAGATGTATCAGCTGCAAAAAGGAGAAAAGGCAGAAAAAACTGCATCCACATCATAG
- a CDS encoding IucA/IucC family C-terminal-domain containing protein, with amino-acid sequence MLSFKQQQFIKEKFHILFEKPDNPAITLLGKNLVDEKRLKTWLVRFAEQIKTENLAASASIFSKYYAHMMCAIPFIMSFYRFPISADLKNITIYYSDKNTPYIYIDPSAWLETSKNTTTDRDKILSCLFINNFQPFFVLLNRITNLKTSILWENVLVYIDFMYKEGFKMVENDSARNLIEQDYLYLTQYAKPALFGLHSTNPLSIEGKMIDHPEQEGETFRIRKTCCLKHHTMDRTHCRNCPIANLQ; translated from the coding sequence ATGTTATCTTTTAAACAACAACAGTTTATTAAGGAAAAATTTCATATCCTATTTGAAAAACCAGACAATCCTGCTATTACCTTGCTAGGTAAAAACTTGGTTGATGAAAAGAGATTAAAAACATGGTTAGTCCGATTTGCAGAACAAATTAAAACAGAGAATTTGGCTGCCTCTGCATCTATATTTAGCAAATACTATGCACATATGATGTGTGCAATTCCGTTTATCATGAGTTTTTATCGTTTTCCTATTTCTGCCGACTTAAAAAATATTACAATTTATTATTCAGATAAAAATACTCCTTATATTTATATCGATCCATCAGCATGGTTAGAGACATCTAAAAACACAACTACTGATAGAGACAAAATTTTGTCATGTTTATTTATAAATAATTTTCAACCTTTTTTTGTTCTATTAAATCGGATTACAAATCTTAAAACATCGATTCTATGGGAAAATGTTTTAGTATACATTGACTTTATGTATAAGGAAGGGTTTAAAATGGTAGAAAACGATTCAGCAAGAAATCTTATTGAACAAGATTACTTATATCTTACTCAATATGCTAAACCAGCATTGTTTGGTCTGCACTCTACAAATCCGTTATCTATTGAAGGTAAAATGATAGATCACCCTGAACAAGAAGGAGAGACTTTCCGTATTCGTAAAACATGTTGCTTAAAACACCATACAATGGATCGAACCCATTGTAGGAACTGTCCTATTGCTAATCTTCAATGA
- a CDS encoding ABC transporter ATP-binding protein: protein MSLTASKITMKYGEKLILDQLNIKIPIGKITVFLGSNGCGKSTLLRSMARLLKPATGTIILDGKNIHQMSTKQLAKQLAILPQNPSAPSGLTVLQLVKQGRYCYQSFLRQWSKQDEKKVMQALKETHMEEYKDVPIDSLSGGQKQRAWIAMTLAQDTNTILLDEPTTYLDVTHQIEILDLLFELNEKENRTIIMVLHDINLACRYAHHIVALKDKKVFAEGKPEDVISPEMMQQVFDLKCQVVCDPIFCTPMCIPTGKGRKIERKEQNHVIF from the coding sequence ATGTCTTTAACCGCAAGTAAAATCACTATGAAATACGGTGAAAAATTAATTCTCGACCAATTAAATATTAAAATCCCAATAGGTAAAATTACTGTTTTTTTAGGAAGTAATGGATGTGGCAAATCAACTTTATTACGCAGTATGGCTCGACTATTAAAACCTGCAACAGGAACAATTATATTAGATGGTAAAAACATCCATCAAATGTCAACCAAACAATTAGCTAAACAACTTGCCATTTTGCCGCAAAACCCAAGCGCTCCCTCAGGACTTACTGTACTGCAGCTCGTAAAACAAGGCAGATATTGTTATCAAAGTTTTTTGCGTCAATGGTCAAAACAGGATGAAAAAAAGGTAATGCAAGCTCTAAAAGAAACACATATGGAAGAATACAAGGATGTGCCTATTGATTCTCTATCTGGTGGACAAAAACAAAGGGCATGGATTGCCATGACTTTAGCACAAGATACTAATACAATTCTTCTAGATGAACCAACAACTTATCTAGATGTAACTCATCAAATTGAAATTCTTGACTTATTATTTGAGTTAAATGAAAAAGAAAATCGCACCATTATTATGGTTTTACATGACATCAACCTTGCATGTCGTTATGCTCATCATATTGTGGCACTTAAAGATAAAAAAGTATTTGCAGAAGGTAAACCAGAAGATGTTATTTCACCTGAAATGATGCAGCAAGTATTTGATCTAAAATGCCAGGTCGTTTGTGATCCCATTTTTTGTACACCGATGTGTATTCCAACTGGAAAAGGTAGGAAAATTGAAAGGAAGGAACAAAATCATGTTATCTTTTAA
- a CDS encoding FecCD family ABC transporter permease, whose protein sequence is MKKMITIRTSNISFLLANKTMIVLINLLIIQIVLFWLSLSLGKTFDPLTSLKVLLGQGSMKDNLSIVQLRMPRVIIASLIGSALAVSGAILQGMIKNALASPNVIGISGGASVAAISYITLLPTASIQYLPLAAFAGALINGIIIYLLAWKDGISPIRLVLIGIGMSAVSTAMTTMMMIMGPPHVASKSMIWLTGSIYGASWTQVYTYLPWIVTFLPAGFILLRSLNVTQLGDDIAIGVGSPLQKQRIIFFLIAVALAGSAIAIGGTIAFVGLMAPHIARKLVGSTFGSVLPTSALLGSIIVMLADLIGRTAFQPISIPVGVFTSAIGAPFFIYLLLKKTR, encoded by the coding sequence ATGAAAAAAATGATCACTATTCGAACATCTAACATTTCTTTTCTCCTTGCAAATAAAACAATGATCGTTTTAATCAACCTATTGATCATTCAAATCGTGTTATTTTGGTTGAGCCTTTCACTTGGGAAAACTTTTGATCCACTAACGTCATTAAAAGTACTTCTAGGTCAAGGATCAATGAAAGACAACTTGTCAATCGTGCAACTACGGATGCCACGTGTCATCATAGCAAGCCTGATTGGGTCAGCTCTTGCTGTTTCAGGTGCAATCTTGCAAGGTATGATCAAAAATGCTCTAGCTTCACCCAATGTGATAGGGATTAGTGGAGGAGCTTCAGTAGCGGCCATTAGTTATATTACACTCTTACCTACTGCTAGTATTCAATATTTACCCCTAGCAGCATTTGCTGGTGCACTCATCAATGGAATTATCATTTACTTGCTAGCCTGGAAAGATGGGATCTCTCCAATACGATTAGTACTAATTGGTATTGGTATGTCTGCCGTATCCACTGCAATGACTACGATGATGATGATAATGGGTCCCCCTCATGTAGCTAGTAAATCAATGATCTGGTTAACAGGAAGTATCTATGGGGCAAGCTGGACACAAGTATATACGTATCTGCCTTGGATTGTTACCTTTCTCCCTGCAGGCTTTATCTTGCTGCGAAGCTTAAATGTAACCCAACTCGGTGACGATATTGCCATTGGCGTTGGCAGTCCGTTGCAAAAACAACGCATTATATTTTTTTTAATTGCAGTTGCCTTAGCGGGCTCTGCTATAGCTATTGGTGGAACCATTGCATTTGTTGGTTTAATGGCACCTCATATCGCTCGTAAGTTAGTAGGATCAACATTTGGTAGTGTTCTCCCTACTTCTGCTCTACTTGGATCCATCATTGTCATGTTAGCAGATCTTATAGGTAGAACCGCATTTCAACCGATAAGTATTCCAGTAGGTGTTTTTACGTCTGCTATCGGAGCCCCTTTCTTCATTTATTTATTGTTAAAGAAAACTCGCTGA